In the Desulfurispira natronophila genome, GAAAGATCTTATGGACGCGACTCCTCGAAAAAAGTGGTCACAGCTGCACCACCTGCTTATTTTTCACGGTCGCCGCTGCTGCAAGGCTCATAAGCCCCAGTGTCAGACCTGCACTGTGGCACATTTGTGTGGTTACAATGCCAGTAGGAATAAGAGTAGCAGCGCACGATAGCACTGTTGATGGTGCTCAGGGTCAGCACTGCTTTCAAGGATCATTTAAAGAAACCCTCAAATGAGCCTATCCGCCGGGGAATATAATGGGTGAAGGCTGGTGAGAGGCATTGCCACTTTCGCTTGTTTCCTTTTGGCCAGATGGTGCGCTGGCCCACATGTGGCGATGGAAGTGGGTGTATATTCCCCGCTCTTCCAATTCTTTCTTTAGTTGTGTGCGCATCTCAGAGCGCATATTCCAGGCATCAGCAGGGTGGCTCACCCATGCGGCCAGCCAGCACTTGACACCTTCTTTCTCCAGGGCCATGGTCCAGAAGCTGGGTGGCTCAACATCACAGAAATACTTGTTTTCCTCAGCTATCCGCAGGGAAATTTCCTGTATTACATCGATATCAGCTTCATAGGAAACCATAAACTCCACATGGGCCCAATAGTAGCTATCAACAATGGAGTAATTGATAAACTCTTTTTCCAGCATACGGCTGTTAGGAATAATGTATCGCCGCCAGTCCCAGATTTTAATGACGGTGTGAGTGACGGAGATATCCTCGACGGTCCCGTAGTGCCCGTCCATGATAACAGTGTCACCAATGCGCAGTTGGTGAGAGAATGAAATAACTACCCCGGCGATAAAGTTTTGTACAAAAGTTTTGGCAGCAAAACCCACGACTACCGCAAAGGATGCCGCAAATGTTGAGAGGACAGCGGCCGGGATAAATCCCATAAACGGCAGAATCAGGGCCATGATCCAGATAATAAAAATACTGGCAACCAGTACTCGTCGTATAATGGTGAAACGGTTGGATATGCTGGCTAGAGCACTGCTTCTTGCTCGTTGTACTGGGTTTTTGTGGGGTGAAGTCGTGCGCACGGCGTCAAATCGGTGGAAATCTTCCATACGTGTAGCGCGCTGTAGCTCAATTTGCCGTATGCGTCGCCTTACCCACCACAATATGAGTGCGCCAGTAACAAAGGTTATGACAAGATAAGTTATAAATGGATAGCTCATGGTTTTATTATAGCAGAAATCTCGCATCTGACGATGCCCATTTGTGTGTCTGTATATTTTTTCTCAATTCATATTGTTGCTGTGATTTGCCTAAAAAGCATTGATAATTACCAAAGGGGTAGATATTATTGCCTTGCAAACAAGACAATTTACTGAGCAGGAGCCTGGCCATGCGAGTACTGATAATCGAAGACGAAGCCCCGGCAGTAAACGAATTGCGCTACATTCTCAAGCAGCTGGATGATATTACGGTGGTTGGTGACGCTCAAAGTGGCCTCAAGGGTCTTGAAATGATACGCAAGCATCGTCCGGATGTTGTCTTTCTGGATATAGAGATTCCCGATCTTGGCGGCTTTGATGTGGCAGCAGAGGTCGTTGAGTATGCACAGAGTCCACTAATAATATTTTGTACTGCCTACGATGAGTATGCCATCAAGGCTTTTGAGGTGAATGCGGTTGATTATATTCTCAAGCCTTATGACGATGAGCGTATTTCCCAGGCTTTGTGGCGGGCTCAAAAGCGTCTGGATGAAAAGCGAATCTACAACGATCAGGTGCGCAGTGCCATGCACCAGATTGTCGACAACAGATTGCGTAAGATTGTGGTGGAGTCCAAAGGTCGACTGAAGGTTATTGATCAGGAAGATATATACTGGATAGGCGCGTCCGTCGGCAAAACAGAGTTTCATACATTTGATGATATTTACTACTCCAATCATACGCTGCAAAATCTGGAGAAAATTCTGGATGACAAGCTTTTTCTGCGGATACATCGCTCTCACATTATCAACCTTAATAAAGTGCGCGAACTTATCCCCTGGTTTAGCGGTTCCTTTCAGGTTGGAGTTGATGACAAAGAGAAAACCAATCTTGCGGTTGGGCGTGACAAGGTCAAAGTTCTAAAAAGTATTCTCAATTACTGAGCCACATAACAGTGCAAGTGGTATTTAGGCGTAAAAACAGAGGGCGCAAAGGCATGCCCCTTTTGGCCCTGTTTCTTATTCTTATTGGTCTGTGGGTGATTATTGCTCCCCAGCCAGCAGCTCATGATGGCAAGTACCCCCTCGTTGTTTCCCACGTGCTGCATGCCGAGTCGCCAAAAGGCGAAGCCTTCACCTTTTTTAGCGAAGCACTTCATAAAAAGACTGACGGCAATATTGATATACAGATTTATCCTTCATCATCGCGATATATTGATGTCGAAGCGATTGAAGCTCTTCAGTACGGCGCTATTCACTTTATTGCCCCAACAACATCTAAGCTTTCGCTCTTTGTGCCGGAACTGGAAGTTCTTGACTATCCATTCTTGTTGGATGATCGCGAGTCGTATTATCAGCTTCTTAATGGGGCCTACGGTGACTATATACGTGAAAAGCTGCTATCCTACGACTTGCGACTCCTGGCATTTTGGGATAATGGGTTTCGTCATATCTCTAATGCTATAAGACCGGTAGTTGACCCAGATGACTTGCAAGGCCTTTCCATTAGAGTGATGTCTGGCGACAAGACCGGCTATCTGTACGAACTATTTGGCGCCACTCCACAAGAGATTTCCTTCGCCCAAATGCCTCAAATGCTTCGCTTGGGAGTCGTTAATGGTGCGGAAAATACGATTATTAATTTTTACGGTGAAAACCTGATGCAAACTCAACCGTATTTAACCTTGAGTCACCATAGCTTGATGATTTACACCTTTCTCATGCGCGAATCACACTACCAGTCGCTTGCTCCAGAAGTGCAAGAAGCAGTGATTGAAGCAGCTGAGGAGGCAACCGCCCATATGAATACTCTGGTGCACTCTCAGGAAGCGCGCTCTACCGTGCGCCTGGAGAAGGATAGTCGGGTGAAGGTAAATCATTTGCCAGAAGAAGCTTCAGACCAGTGGCGTACTCTTGCTCGCAAGTCCTTTAAGTCTGATTTGAGTCGCAATTATCCAGAGGTGTATCATTTCATACAGCAGATGGGTTTTACGCCGTGATTGCCGAAACCCCTGTTCCCTGCTCGTCACACTTATCAGCTTTGTTGCAGCATCAGTTTGAGCTTCGAAACTTGAAGCCTCAGACTTATGACGCTCATCTGAGTGTGGCATCGGTTGTGCTGCCCTTAGTAGTTGATGCCGGAGAGATACAGATTTTGCTGATGCGTCGCGCAGAGGACGACTACCATCACTCCCGCCAGATATCGTTTCCTGGGGGAAGGTTGGACCCGGGAGAGGACCCTCGTCAATGCGCCTGCCGTGAGTTCCAGGAAGAATTGGGAGTGCCAATAAAAGACAGTGACTTACTGGGTCTTGTGGATATCGGTTTTGCTCATGTATCTAACTCAATAATCAATTGCTATGTCGGATGTTTGCAGGGTCCAATTCCTTTCCAGCCTGATCCACAGGAGGTTGAGTATCTGATTCCGGTTCCATTGAATTTTTTCTTTGGCCCTGCTAATGTGGGTCTCGATTATTTTGAGCATGGAAATTTTCGTTATGTTTCGCCTGTTTTCATGTACAATGAAGAACGCATCTGGGGTGCTACAGCGAGAATGCTGGCAACATTCCTGACGCAAATGAATAATGCACTAGAGGAGCATCATGTCTAAACTTCACATTACCAAAGTTTTTTCCCAATATAACAATCCCTGGGAAAAAAAGCGCAAGTCCCCTTTTGGGGGAGGTGGCGGAGGCGGCAAGCCTGGTGGCGGTCAGGGAGGGAACTTCAAGGTCAATATCCCGAAAGACTTTAAAATGCCTCAGAACTTTGACAAACGTATCCCTGTTATCCTGTTGGTTGTAATTGTCCTCGGTTGGTTGTCTACCGGGATACTGATTTTGAAACCAGAAGAGGAAGCGGCTATATTGCGTTTTGGAAAGTACGATCGCACCCTGGGGCCTGGTCCTCACATTACCTTGCCTTATCCGATTGAGCGACGCTTTGTCGCTCCGGTTACCACTGTGCAGCGACTGGAAATTGGGTTCCGCAGCTCTGCCAGCCAGCGCGATGACCGAATTATTTCTGTAAGCCAGGAATCACTGATGCTTACTGGTGATGAAAATATCCTTGATGTTAAAGTTATCGTTCAGTTCCGTATTCGGGATATCAACGACTATATGTTTGAAGTGCGCGATTCCATGGTGACTTTGCAGAATGCTGCATCATCATCAGTGCGAGAAGTTATGGGTGGAGAGACCATTGACAACGCATTGACAGTAGGGAAATATGAAATACAGACTGATATTCGTAAGCAGCTGCAAACGGCTCTGGACGATTATCGGGCTGGCTTGGAGATATTGTCAGTCGAGCTTTACGATGTTCAGCCTCCTCAGGAAGTGGCCAGTGCCTTCCGGGAAGTAGTTAGCGCTCGTGAGGACAGAGAGCGCTTTATTAATCAGGCCCAGGGCTACCGAAACGAAGTGTTGCCCCAGGCTCGTGGTGAAGCAGCTCAGATTATAGAAGCTGCCAGTGCCTATCGAGAAGAGCGTATTCAACGAGCCTATGGTGATGTGGCACGTTTTGTTGCTATGGAGCAAGAGTACCGGTCGGCTCCTGGAGTCACCCGTGATCGCCTGATGATGGATGCTCTGCAAGAGACATTGCCTCAAACCAGACTCTTTCTTATAGACAGTGAAGCAGGGAGCGGCGTCTTGCCTTACCTGCCCCTTGATGGGCTGCGCGATGCACGCACTACAACCGGACAGCGTAATTAAGGAGGCCCAGACGTGAAATATTTAAAGTTTATTCTTCCCTTTTTCATACTGGCTGGCATATTAGCCTATTTCTCGCTTTTCATTGTTAGCTTTACCCAGAGTGCAGTGGTTACTCAGCTGGGTAAACCTGTACGTACTATTCATGAGCCTGGACTCTATGTTCGTATTCCCTTTATTCAGGAAGTGTTTTACTTTGATCGTCGACTACTGACGTTTGATGGTTCAACTTTTGACATGTTGACACGCGATAAAAAGACAATCGTAGTGGATAACTACGTGCAATGGCGTATTACCGATCCCCTGAAGTTTATGACCTCGGTACGTAACGAGGAAGGTGCCCGCCGCCGTATTGGCGACCTTATATATGCAGAGGCTCGTCGTGAAATAGGTTCTTTTGATTTCATCGACGTTATTAACTTTCACCGTATGGAAATAATGCGCAATATAACCCAAAGTGCCGATGAGAAAGCACGTCCCCTTGGTATTGAGATTGTTGACATGCGTGTCAAACGCGCCGATTTGCCGACTGAGAACGAACGCGCGGTTTTTGAGCGTATGAGTACGGAACGTGCCAAAATAGCCACTCAATATCGTTCCGAGGGTGAAGAGGCTGCAGCTCGTATACGTGCTGACAGTGATCGTCAGAAAACCATTATCCTCGCAGAGGCGTATCGAGAGCAGGAGGAGCTGCGAGGTGAAGGTGATGCTATAGCTGCTAAGCTCTATGCTGAAGCCTTGGAGCGTAACCCAGAGTTCTATCGCTTCATGCGAGAGCTTGACCTTTACCGTGATGCATTGAAAGAAAACAGCACAATAATACTTAATGAAAACTCTGACTTTTTCCGCACTTTAATGGATAAGCGATGAATACTGCCTTTGTGCGCCCTTATTGCGGCACTGCTCCCCGGATTGAGGCAACCAGCCTGGTTACTCCTACAGCAGCGGTTATAGGTGATGTGGAGCTGGCAGAAGACTCCAGCGTCTGGTTTTGTGCCGTGCTGCGAGGTGATGTCAACTATATACGTGTTGGGCGACGCTCCAATATTCAAGATGGAAGCGTAGTGCACGTTAATGGCAACCCATCGTTCCCCACGATTATAGGCGATGATGTCACTGTTGGTCACAACGTTACCCTTCATGGTTGTATTATTGGCAGTCGTGTTTTGATTGGTATGGGGGCAGTATTACTCAATGGGGTTACAGTAGGTGACGATTGCATCATTGGTGCCGGAGCTGTTCTGCGCCAGGGCATGGAAATTCCTCCGGGCTCTTTAGTCGTTGGGAATCCTGCGATTGTTAAAAGGGAGTTAGCTCAGCAGGAGCGCGATTTCCTTTTAACATCAGCATCTACTTACGTTAATCTTGCCCGAGATTACTTATGAGTGCACCTCTGCTGCTTGGTGCCATCGATATTGGAAGCAACACTATACGCTTGCTTATCGGTGAGTATAGTTTATCTAAAGGCCTTATTACCCGTCACAGTGAGCGACAGGTAACCCGCCTTGGTAAACGTATGAGCAATGGCCTCCTGCTCGCTGATGCAATTGACTATAGTGTCAAAGTCTTGCAGGAGTATCGAGAAATACTGGATGACTACGGTATTGAAGATCAGCAAATTATGGCTGTGGCGACCAGCGCTGTGCGTAATGCACGTAATCGCGATGAGTTTATTGCATCAGTGAAGCAACACACAGGCATAAATGTGCAAGTAGTCAATGGAGAGCAGGAAGCAAGGCTAAGTGCCTTGGGGGTATGTGCAGCCATAAAGGTTGCTGGTAGTAAACTGGTCGTAGATATAGGCGGTGGCAGTGTCGAGTTTATACTCCTTGGCAAAGATGGTGAGGTCCAGTTTAGCGATTCGGTGGAAATGGGTGTGGTGAGACTGACTGAGAAATTTATTACCCGAGCACCTATGCAAATTGACGAATACCTGAGCATGCAAGAGTTTGTACTAAAGAAAGTGCAGGCAATTCAGAAGCAAGTAAGTCAGTTTGAGTTAAGCAATCTTAAAATTGTTGGTACAGCAGGCACTTATACCACTGCAGCCCATGTGCTTAGCGGGGGTGGAGAATATCATCCACAGCGAATTAATGGTTTTAGCTGTTCGGTTCGTGAGACAAAACAGTTGCTGGATAAAATTTCCTCGCTCACCCTTGCTCAGCGTCTTGAGGTGTTTCCCGTGGAAAAAGGACGTGAAGACGTCATTATAGCTGGCCTATGTCTGGCAATTAATATCAATCAGGTATTTCATCTCGATCACTATGTCGTAAGCGATTATGGTTTACGGGAAGGTATTCTGATTGATATGGCGCAAAAGCCTGCTTGAGCATTTGCACGCACATTAATGTTATTCCTCGCAATTTTGCGCGGCAATTAATCGTTTGTGTGTGTAACTCCAGGAAGTTCACAGGTTCATAAGTATCATTTTGGTTCCCAACCCTTCGCCGTCGTGTCAAGAGGGAGCAATTTGTGTCATCAACATCATCAGTAGGCGAGTTTGATCTTATTGATATATTACTGCAAAGTATTCCTTCCCACCTCCGGCAGGATGGTCACCTACTGGTTGGGGCAGGCGATGATGCTGCAGCTCTTTCCAGTCTGGTTTGCCCGGTAATAACTACGGATGCTCAACATGAGTCAGTTCATTTCTACCGCCATTGGTTGAGCCCAAGGGATCTTGGCTACAAAGCTGTTATGGTTTGCCTGAGCGACCTGGCAGCATCTTACGCCTTTCCGAGAGGGCTTTTTATTAATCTTGGTGTTCCGGCAGGTATAAACCATGAATATCTTTGCCAGCTTTACCGTGGTGTGGGCAGCGCACTGGAGGCATGTGGTGGACAGTTGGGCGGGGGTAACATCAGCAGCAGTGAACGCCTCAGCATTGATCTTTTTGCTGTTGGTGAGGGGTACGCACCCATGCCACAGCGAGGCCATGCCCATGTAGGCCAGATAGTGTGTGCAACCGGCGTTTTGGGGCAAGCTCGAGGCGCTCTCCATGGCTTACTGCATGGAAATGAGGTTGCGCCAGAGCTACTCCAGGCGTTTGTTGCCCCCAGAGCACGTTTTGATGCCGCAGCTGTATTAAACCGTTGTGGCGTGCGAACGGTTATGGATATTAGTGACGGGCTGGCTGGTGATTGTAGCAAGATTGCCAGAGCATCAGGGGTGAGCATTCAGCTTGCACCTGAGCATTTTGTTGTGCCTGCGGCACTCCAGAGATACGCGCTAGAGAACAATCGTGAGCCCAGAGAGTTCATTATTGGGGGTGGCGAAGACTACGAGTTGTTGTTTACTTGCGATGAACATCAGCTTGGTCAGATTTGCGAGTTATTGCCGGACGTTATGATTGTCGGGCACGTAGTGCCTGAAGGCGATACACCAGTGATCGGTGGAGCTGTTTCTTCCTATATACATGGAACGGGTTGGACCCCCTGACGCGTAAACTCAAGACTCCTGATAACATTCTCCATCACTTATGCTCCTATATTGGAGTTGTATCCTTGCAACATGTTTTTCCATTGCCAGTGTGTATAACAGTTAAGCTTGAATAGTGAGCGCCGCAAGCGATGCAGGTTTGACTGCTGCCACTTATAGTGAGGTTTGCGCAGTCGGCAGCGATCAAAGTCTATAAGAAAAACGTGACTACGTTTGTCCACTAAAATATTACGGGCATTGAGGTCCACATGGTCCAGCCCGACATTGTGGAAGCGAGCAATAGTGGCTCCGACTTCATGCCACATGGAAAAGGTGGTGGCTTTAGCAGTGATAGCGTCCGCCAAAGATTGAGTGTCGGGGATATAGCGGGTAAGCAGGTCAGCCTGATACTTCCACCCATAATGGATGACGCGCCCAGCGACGGGTTCTGGGACTGGCAGCCCCATTGTGTGTAGCTGTGCAGTCAGTTCCAACTCTTTCCAGGGACGTGTTCTGTGCAATCCTGCCCAGATATAAGTATCGTGTACAAATCGTTCTACAATACCTCCACGCAGATAGTGGCGGAGTACCAGGACTCTGCCTTCATTGAGATTTACAATATAGCTGTTACCACGGCCTGGAGAGGAGGAGATGTTTCCTGAGTTCTTTTCAAGCCATTGCATATCAAACCATTGAGATTGCACCTGGTGCTGCCAAGGAACGGTACTGATGATATAATTGCCAGGGTTGATGGTCTGGACAGTTAGACTGCTTTTAGCTTTAAGAGAAGTCACTGGTCACCAGCTTTTTTGTGTTTCATGATTTTGTATTATAAGTTTACCGTTCCTGCCACACTTCGTTTTGTTTCCTCAGTGCTACCGTGAAAACTACAGTGCAGGTAGCTAGAGTTAGGAGTGGATCACTTATGTGAGGTATCTTACCGGAAAATACTTATATTGACAAAAATCCTTTTGATAAACATTTCGGATACTGCTATTTTTCAACTGACTAATTTAGCGCCGCGGTGCTGTTTGTTGCGTAAAGCGAGTATAGCGTTCCTGGCACAATAAACTACGCTTAAATGGTACCGTCACAAGTACTGCTGTAAGCGAAACATATAATATTGCTTTATCGAAGCAATGCATCAGTGTAAGCAACAGTGTCCCCTCAGAAGCATGTGCTTCTATGATAAGCCACTGTAAATTATATTTAGGATATTTTTTGTGAAAACCCTTCTTTGCGAAATTGATCTGGGAGCCATCCGTCATAATTACCGTTTATTGCAGCGCCATGCTGGAGCTGCACGAGTAGTTGGTATCGTCAAGGCAGATGGTTATGGTCATGGAGATGTCCCTGTTGCCATGGCGTTACAAAGGGAGGGTTGTTCGCACTTTGCTGTCGCCCGTGTGCATGAGGGGATAAAGCTGCGACAAGCAGGAATAGAAGGTGAAATTCTCATTATGAGTGGTTCCTTCCCCAGTGAGTTTTCTGCCTTGCGGGAGTTTAACCTTTCAACAGTAGTCTATACTGAAGAAAATATTGAAGAAATGATCAGTGCTGGCATTACAGCGCCAGTGCATATCAAAATAGATACCGGAATGAATCGATTGGGTTTTCGTCCGCAAAAGTTGGAACAGGTTTATCAAACTCTGCAACGTGCGGGGTTCGATATTAAAGGGGTCATGACACACATGGCAAGTGCCGATGAACCGGGAGCTTCCAGTATACAGCAGCAGGAAGATCTCTTTTTTCAAACTACAGACTCGTTTCGCAATGGCTTACAGGAACACATTACCAATAGTGCAGGTATTTTCACTCTTGGTAAACTGGGTACCCTGGCAAGGCCTGGAATAATGCTTTACGGTGCCAATCCCCTTCCCGAGTCATCAATTGATCTCCGACCTGCCATGAGCTTTAAAACTCGTATATTGCAGGTGAAACCAGTCTATAAAGGCGAAGGAATTTCTTATGGACACACGTATATTGCAAAGAAAGATATGACTATTGCAGTCATTGCCGCAGGCTATGCCGATGGATACTCACGGCTTTTAAGTAATCGTGCCCGGGTGCTTGTGAATGGTGAACTTGCTCCCCAGGTTGGGCGGATTTGCATGGACATGAGTATGGTGGATATTACTCATATTTCAGCCAAGCGGGGCGATGAAGTCGTGCTGTTTGGTGAGCAACAGGGAAGGCGTATTTATGCGGCTGAACTTGCAGAAATCATGGGCACTATCGACTATGAAGTATTTTGTAGCATTTCACCACGTGTGAAAAGAATGTATACGGGCAGCTAGATGAGTCGCCTGCTTAACTCGCTGGGTATGGGGATGTACTGTGCAATGCAGACAGCGGGTTTGATTTTTTTCACATTCCTCCACTCAGCCACCTGGCTTTTTCGCCCCCCTTTTCGGGCCAGAGCTATACTGAAACAGCTGGAGTTTGTGGGAGTCAACTCACTCTTTGTTGTTGTTCTTACTGGGGCGTTTACTGGCATGGTAATGGCTCTGCAGCTGTATATTGGTTTTAGGCAGTTTCATGCAGAATACCTGGTGGGGGCAGTAGCAGCACTTGCTATTACACGGGAGCTGGGACCTGTACTAACTGCTTTAATGGTAACAGCTCGAGCTGGGAGTGCCATGGCAGCTGAACTGGGAACCATGAAGGTAACGGAGCAAATAGATGCTTTACGCACCATGGCAGTAGATCCCCATCAATATCTGGCTATGCCGCGTATTTTGGCGAGTTTTCTAATGTTGCCTATCCTCACTATGGTTGCCAATGCGATTGCTATTGGAGGAAGTTATCTGGTGGGTGTGCAGATGCTGGGGATCAATCCAGTCGTTTTTGTCGATCAGATTGTACTCTTTGTTGATATGTCTGATGTTTTGACGGGTTTGGTTAAGTCTGCAGCCTTTGGGCTGGTAATGGGTTCTGTATGTTGCGGCATTGGTATGAATGCCTCGAAGGGGGCAGCTGGAGTGGGCCGTGTAACTACTACATCGGTAGTTCTCTCATCAACTCTTATTCTGGCAGTTGACTATGTTCTCACAGCACTGATGTTTTAGTGTTTTCTTTTGCTGTAAATGAATATGTGATGTTTTTTGGCAAGCATGTATATCAACAGGAACCATAATGATACGAATACGCAACCTTAACAAAAGCTTTGGCAGCAATCATGTGTTGCGCGACCTGAACCTGGATATTGAGTCGGGAAAAATTACCGTTATTATCGGAGGCTCAGGTTCTGGGAAATCAGTTTTGCTTAAGCATTTGATAAAACTGATGGAGCCAGATAGCGGAACCATTGAGTTTAATGGTAAGATATTAGGAGAGCTTAAAGGTCGAGATGTCCTTGAGTTTCGCAAGCAATTCGGCATGCTTTTTCAGGAGTCGGCTCTGTTTGACTCTATGAGTGTAGCCGATAATATTGCTTTCCCAATGCGGGAGCATACCAAGTGGAATGAAACTAAAATTCAGGATAAAGTCAGGGAGAAGCTCGACATGGTCGGCTTGGGTGAAATAGAGGGTCGGTTGCCATCGGAACTCTCCGGTGGAATGCGCAAACGCGTGGGTCTGGCGAGGGCTATTGCCATAGATCCAGGCTATATTCTTTATGACGAGCCAACCACAGGGCTGGACCCCATAATGACCCGCTCTATAAACCGCCTTATCAGTGATATAAATCAAAGCCTGGGAACGACTTCTGTAGTTATTTCCCATGACATAAAAGGTGCTCTGAAAATCGCAGATACTATTGTTATGTTGCACTATGGCGAGATTTTGGCCCAGGGTAGCCCAAAAGAGATACTTGGAAGCACAAATTATGTTATTCAGTCGTTTATTGCCTATGATGTCAAGGGTGAGTTATGAATATTACCAGTGAGGCCAAGGTTGGCCTTTTGGTCATAGTTGCATTTGCCTTGTTGACGTACTTTAGCGTGCAACTTGGTGAGCTTCGACTGGGTCGCGACAGCTATTATAGCGCAGAGTTTCCCTTTGAAAATGTATCCGGACTCAACCGGGGCGCCCGAGTAAAAATGGCAGGGGTTACTATTGGTGAAGTCGAAACAATAGAGCTTGATAATGGCACGGTAATTGTTACTGCTCTTATCGACAAAAACTATCCTGTTGCTCGCCATGCACCCGCGTCTATACTCACAGAAGGGGTTTTGGGAGAAAAATATCTCAGTATCGATTTCGTGTCCGGAGATGAACACCTGGGTGATGGCCAGCGCAGTGAGCACTTTAATTACAGCAGTGGTGCAGATGATATAATGGCTGCGCTAGGAAAAGTGGCAGGTGATGTGTCAGAGATAACTGACAATCTTAAAACTTCCCTGGGAAGCCCTCAGACCAATGAAAACATAAATGAAATGATTTTTTACCTGCGTGAGCTTAGCTATCAACTTCATCAAGTAATTGTGGATAATCAGGACAACGTCAACCGGTCAATGGGCAACATAGCTCAGATCACAGAGACACTGCGGGACATGACCCAGCGCAATGAGCGTAACATTGATGCCCTGATCGAAAATCTGGAAGTTCTTACCAGATCGCTGCGAAGTAAGACTCCCGGCGTGATGGAAAGTGCTGATGGGGCCTTTCGTCAGGCAGATAGTGCATTTGGTGAATTGCACGGTATCTTGGCTGAAAATCGAATGGACATTCAGGAGTCAGCTCGAAACATAAACTTTCTGACAGGCGAGCTGGGTACTACTTCTCGCAACCTTAGCGAGATTACCAACAAAATCCGCCAAGGAGAAGGAACGCTGGGTAAACTGGCAACAACCAACGAGCTGCATGACAGCCTGCTGGCTGCTAGCCGTGGTATAGAAGAATTAACGGGCAACATAAGCGGGATCCGAACGGATATTACTGTTCGGCCAGAGTTTTTGACGGAGCACTCAGAGACGCGGGGTATTTTTAATGTGCGTCTTACACCTCAGGGGACGAATAGATTTTACGATGTGGGCCTGGTGGCAACACCTTTTGGACGCGACTCCCGCACAGTCAAGCGTACCCGGGTGTACGACCATGACACTGATTCTTTCACGGTTGACACAACTACCACTGAAGATAA is a window encoding:
- the alr gene encoding alanine racemase codes for the protein MKTLLCEIDLGAIRHNYRLLQRHAGAARVVGIVKADGYGHGDVPVAMALQREGCSHFAVARVHEGIKLRQAGIEGEILIMSGSFPSEFSALREFNLSTVVYTEENIEEMISAGITAPVHIKIDTGMNRLGFRPQKLEQVYQTLQRAGFDIKGVMTHMASADEPGASSIQQQEDLFFQTTDSFRNGLQEHITNSAGIFTLGKLGTLARPGIMLYGANPLPESSIDLRPAMSFKTRILQVKPVYKGEGISYGHTYIAKKDMTIAVIAAGYADGYSRLLSNRARVLVNGELAPQVGRICMDMSMVDITHISAKRGDEVVLFGEQQGRRIYAAELAEIMGTIDYEVFCSISPRVKRMYTGS
- a CDS encoding MlaD family protein produces the protein MNITSEAKVGLLVIVAFALLTYFSVQLGELRLGRDSYYSAEFPFENVSGLNRGARVKMAGVTIGEVETIELDNGTVIVTALIDKNYPVARHAPASILTEGVLGEKYLSIDFVSGDEHLGDGQRSEHFNYSSGADDIMAALGKVAGDVSEITDNLKTSLGSPQTNENINEMIFYLRELSYQLHQVIVDNQDNVNRSMGNIAQITETLRDMTQRNERNIDALIENLEVLTRSLRSKTPGVMESADGAFRQADSAFGELHGILAENRMDIQESARNINFLTGELGTTSRNLSEITNKIRQGEGTLGKLATTNELHDSLLAASRGIEELTGNISGIRTDITVRPEFLTEHSETRGIFNVRLTPQGTNRFYDVGLVATPFGRDSRTVKRTRVYDHDTDSFTVDTTTTEDKNDYSFEFNALFGFVPRDNLEFRLGLLETTFGMGVSYVPTWFDNRLRFSAEAFDFSPRQEDVDTHLKFYSDIYLTENFHFTVGYDDPLNDDRKSPFAGVAFTFTDEYIKYLLGRMPTP
- a CDS encoding 3-deoxy-D-manno-octulosonic acid kinase → MTSLKAKSSLTVQTINPGNYIISTVPWQHQVQSQWFDMQWLEKNSGNISSSPGRGNSYIVNLNEGRVLVLRHYLRGGIVERFVHDTYIWAGLHRTRPWKELELTAQLHTMGLPVPEPVAGRVIHYGWKYQADLLTRYIPDTQSLADAITAKATTFSMWHEVGATIARFHNVGLDHVDLNARNILVDKRSHVFLIDFDRCRLRKPHYKWQQSNLHRLRRSLFKLNCYTHWQWKNMLQGYNSNIGA
- the thiL gene encoding thiamine-phosphate kinase; translated protein: MSSTSSVGEFDLIDILLQSIPSHLRQDGHLLVGAGDDAAALSSLVCPVITTDAQHESVHFYRHWLSPRDLGYKAVMVCLSDLAASYAFPRGLFINLGVPAGINHEYLCQLYRGVGSALEACGGQLGGGNISSSERLSIDLFAVGEGYAPMPQRGHAHVGQIVCATGVLGQARGALHGLLHGNEVAPELLQAFVAPRARFDAAAVLNRCGVRTVMDISDGLAGDCSKIARASGVSIQLAPEHFVVPAALQRYALENNREPREFIIGGGEDYELLFTCDEHQLGQICELLPDVMIVGHVVPEGDTPVIGGAVSSYIHGTGWTP
- a CDS encoding MlaE family ABC transporter permease, which translates into the protein MSRLLNSLGMGMYCAMQTAGLIFFTFLHSATWLFRPPFRARAILKQLEFVGVNSLFVVVLTGAFTGMVMALQLYIGFRQFHAEYLVGAVAALAITRELGPVLTALMVTARAGSAMAAELGTMKVTEQIDALRTMAVDPHQYLAMPRILASFLMLPILTMVANAIAIGGSYLVGVQMLGINPVVFVDQIVLFVDMSDVLTGLVKSAAFGLVMGSVCCGIGMNASKGAAGVGRVTTTSVVLSSTLILAVDYVLTALMF
- a CDS encoding ABC transporter ATP-binding protein — protein: MIRIRNLNKSFGSNHVLRDLNLDIESGKITVIIGGSGSGKSVLLKHLIKLMEPDSGTIEFNGKILGELKGRDVLEFRKQFGMLFQESALFDSMSVADNIAFPMREHTKWNETKIQDKVREKLDMVGLGEIEGRLPSELSGGMRKRVGLARAIAIDPGYILYDEPTTGLDPIMTRSINRLISDINQSLGTTSVVISHDIKGALKIADTIVMLHYGEILAQGSPKEILGSTNYVIQSFIAYDVKGEL